From one Triticum aestivum cultivar Chinese Spring chromosome 4B, IWGSC CS RefSeq v2.1, whole genome shotgun sequence genomic stretch:
- the LOC123089980 gene encoding protein FAR1-RELATED SEQUENCE 5-like — MIDLNEEPDENNGDPSYCTQHAAGNAEFVAESPNPPIMQRVGAAATEAMETDGQSSRGGGPPDSTQVQAAVAAESDAHTLDGTGAVGDTGGTVGNGLGAEIGDEAWSQPKDPYVDMSFDTLEDAKEHYNAYSLQMVFLVKMNTSRKDLKIGELIKQQFVCNKFRKPDADDGGAEKILVLDDIVEQAKDDNEDEAIVFLDDDSKGKKKSKKRKRDKIVQTGCKAKMIVKVIDGRCEVIYFVGEHNHLLVDKPCLTKYLRSHQGIPPEERAFLTHLHNCNLTTGHMMHIMSDFYGSELIVPYGTKHITNLKALLNKDDTKEGDMIETVAYFKDQQKEDPEFFYKIKYDEEDRSTHCSEGFNAVLKRYVNPHKSILNFVKQYQKIQTHILVREGSKDYRTGHLQTEMWSSYPIEKQAYGSYTRDLYEKFRDEFQLTTRYKCDRMGLNNDKARASTKRSCATAFDGYDTSKRACALWVLDQQPGLHHNLWGLYNHRRGLMHQTQTM; from the exons ATGATTGACCTGAATGAGGAACCAGATGAAAATAATGGTGATCCTTCCTACTGTACGCAACATGCTGCTGGAAATGCAGAATTCGTGGCGGAATCACCTAATCCCCCTATCATGCAAAGAGTCGGTGCTGCTGCTACAGAAGCAATGGAGACAGATGGGCAGTCAAGTCGTGGAGGAGGGCCTCCGGATAGTACACAAGTACAAGCAGCAGTAGCAGCTGAGAGTGATGCTCATACCCTTGATGGCACAGGTGCTGTAGGTGATACTGGTGGGACTGTTGGTAATGGTTTGGGTGCTGAAATTGGTGATGAAGCATGGTCACAGCCCAAGGATCCTTATGTGGACATGAGCTTTGAcactttggaagatgccaaggagcACTACAATGCATATTCCTTGCAGATGGTTTTTTTAGTCAAAATGAATACTTCAAGGAAGGATTTGAAAATCGGGGAGTTGATAAAACAACAGTTTGTTTGCAACAAGTTTCGAAAGCCTGATGCCGATGATGGAGGGGCAGAAAAGATTCTTGTGCTAGATGACATTGTTGAGCAAGCAAAAGATGATAATGAAGATGAGGCTATTGTCTTTCTTGATGATGACAGTAAGGGCAAAAAGAAGAGCAAGAAACGAAAAAGAGACAAAATTGTGCAAACTGGTTGCAAAGCTAAGATGATTGTGAAGGTAATAGATGGCCGATGTGAGGTGATCTACTTTGTTGGCGAGCACAACCATCTGTTGGTTGACAAGCCATGTTTGACTAAGTACTTGCGATCACACCAAGGGATCCCGCCAGAAGAAAGGGCCTTCCTTACTCATCTTCATAACTGCAATTTAACTACAG GTCATATGATGCACATCATGTCAGATTTCTATGGGTCAGAACTCATTGTACCTTATGGCACTAAGCACATTACAAACCTCAAGGCGCTCTTGAACAAGGATGATACAAAAGAAGGAGATATGATAGAGACAGTTGCTTACTTTAAAGATCAGCAGAAAGAGGATCCAGAATTTTTTTACAAGATAAAATATGATGAGGAGGACAGG TCAACTCATTGCAGTGAGGGGTTCAACGCTGTCCTTAAGcgatatgtgaacccacacaagtCCATTTTGAACTTTGTGAAGCAATATCAGAAAATCCAAACACACATACTAGTCCGGGAGGGTTCAAAAGACTACAGGACAGGACATTTGCAGACTGAGATGTGGTCATCTTACCCAATAGAGAAGCAGGCGTACGGATCATATACTAGGGACTTGTACGAGAAGTTTCGTGATGAGTTTCAATTGACTACAAGGTACAAGTGTGACCGCATG GGGCTCAACAATGACAAGGCCCGTGCAAGCACTAAGAGGAGCTGCGCCACAGCTTTTGATGGATACGACACTAGCAAGAGGGCCTGCGCCCTATGGGTCCTAGACCAGCAACCTGGCCTGCACCACAACCTATGGGGGCTATACAACCACCGCAGGGGCCTAATGCATCAAACACAAACTATGTGA